A single region of the Micropterus dolomieu isolate WLL.071019.BEF.003 ecotype Adirondacks linkage group LG02, ASM2129224v1, whole genome shotgun sequence genome encodes:
- the hmox1a gene encoding heme oxygenase 1a isoform X2, whose amino-acid sequence METMKSARKNETGDVGSDLSEQIKAATKVNHVRAENTQLMLSYQKGQITLPQYKIYKALEEELDRNSSHPAVAPIYFPQELARLEALEADLEHFFGVNWRKMVIVPSATHRYEQRLRKIGKESPELLVAHAYTRYLGDLSGGQVLGKITQKSLGLSSKGGLSFFTFPGVTSPNRFKQLYRSRMNSIELTEEEKEEVLKEAVAAFEFNIQVFDDLQKMLSVTREAVDQPEPSAVRTSIFTFSPIMQFTVGVCVALTTIGMGLYAL is encoded by the exons ATGGAGACCATGAAGAGTGCCAGGAAAAATGAGACAGGAGATGTTGGCAG TGATTTATCGGAGCAGATTAAGGCAGCCACTAAGGTCAATCATGTCAGagctgaaaacacacagctgaTGCTGAGTTACCAGAAGGGACAGATCACCCTGCCACAGTACAAG ATCTACAAGGCGCTGGAAGAGGAGCTGGACAGAAATTCTTCCCATCCAGCTGTTGCACCTATATACTTCCCTCAGGAACTTGCCCGCCTGGAAGCACTCGAGGCAGATCTGGAGCATTTCTTTGGCGTAAACTGGAGGAAAATGGTGATTGTCCCCTCAGCCACACACAGATATGAACAGAGACTGCGGAAG attGGCAAAGAGAGCCCAGAGCTGCTGGTGGCCCACGCCTACACGCGCTATCTTGGTGATCTATCAGGAGGGCAAGTGCTGGGGAAAATTACTCAGAAATCCCTCGGGCTGAGCAGCAAAGGGGGGCTTTCGTTTTTCACCTTCCCTGGAGTGACCAGCCCCAACCGCTTCAAGCAGCTGTACAGGAGCCGGATGAACAGCATCGAGCtgacagaagaggagaaggaggaggtgcTGAAGGAGGCCGTCGCTGCCTTTGAGTTCAACATCCAG GTTTTTGATGACTTGCAGAAAATGTTGAGTGTCACAAGAGAAGCGGTGGACCAACCAGAGCCCAGCGCTGTGAGAACTTCCATATTCACATTTTCACCCATCATGCAGTTCACCGTGGGAGTGTGTGTCGCACTGACCACCATTGGAATGGGACTCTATGCCTTGTAG
- the hmox1a gene encoding heme oxygenase 1a isoform X1, which yields METMKSARKNETGDVGSDLSEQIKAATKVNHVRAENTQLMLSYQKGQITLPQYKVLLFSLYEIYKALEEELDRNSSHPAVAPIYFPQELARLEALEADLEHFFGVNWRKMVIVPSATHRYEQRLRKIGKESPELLVAHAYTRYLGDLSGGQVLGKITQKSLGLSSKGGLSFFTFPGVTSPNRFKQLYRSRMNSIELTEEEKEEVLKEAVAAFEFNIQVFDDLQKMLSVTREAVDQPEPSAVRTSIFTFSPIMQFTVGVCVALTTIGMGLYAL from the exons ATGGAGACCATGAAGAGTGCCAGGAAAAATGAGACAGGAGATGTTGGCAG TGATTTATCGGAGCAGATTAAGGCAGCCACTAAGGTCAATCATGTCAGagctgaaaacacacagctgaTGCTGAGTTACCAGAAGGGACAGATCACCCTGCCACAGTACAAG GTCCTGTTGTTTTCCCTCTATGAGATCTACAAGGCGCTGGAAGAGGAGCTGGACAGAAATTCTTCCCATCCAGCTGTTGCACCTATATACTTCCCTCAGGAACTTGCCCGCCTGGAAGCACTCGAGGCAGATCTGGAGCATTTCTTTGGCGTAAACTGGAGGAAAATGGTGATTGTCCCCTCAGCCACACACAGATATGAACAGAGACTGCGGAAG attGGCAAAGAGAGCCCAGAGCTGCTGGTGGCCCACGCCTACACGCGCTATCTTGGTGATCTATCAGGAGGGCAAGTGCTGGGGAAAATTACTCAGAAATCCCTCGGGCTGAGCAGCAAAGGGGGGCTTTCGTTTTTCACCTTCCCTGGAGTGACCAGCCCCAACCGCTTCAAGCAGCTGTACAGGAGCCGGATGAACAGCATCGAGCtgacagaagaggagaaggaggaggtgcTGAAGGAGGCCGTCGCTGCCTTTGAGTTCAACATCCAG GTTTTTGATGACTTGCAGAAAATGTTGAGTGTCACAAGAGAAGCGGTGGACCAACCAGAGCCCAGCGCTGTGAGAACTTCCATATTCACATTTTCACCCATCATGCAGTTCACCGTGGGAGTGTGTGTCGCACTGACCACCATTGGAATGGGACTCTATGCCTTGTAG
- the foxred2 gene encoding FAD-dependent oxidoreductase domain-containing protein 2, which yields MDSSLPCFILFIVIGCVKCSSDNHDHHNGTRTYDYCVLGAGPAGLQMGYFLSKAKRDYIILERNSGPGSFFNKYPRHRKLISINKIHTGRQNREFNLRHDWNSLLSDKPDLLFKRVNTDFYPPADAFPRYLSMFVKELRLRVRYGVDIGRIRAVQSDTGRSYILTDQYMSDYTCSILLIATGLWVPQKVEFVGSELVEGYESISTNPEDYKNQAVLILGKGNSAFETAQSIMGQASRVHMLSSSPVRLAWQTHYVGDLRAVNNELIDTYQLKSLDGLVEASLEKLVIAQRKKQGRRGLGEQKKEKKAQFYVTMNKYIQYQEGKNGSDVTGEELPGYHIDNFSMRKPYDRVIRCLGFRFNFSIFDSSTCPPNSENAKGRLPGVTAWYEGENTPGLFVLGTAAHSRDYRSSAGGFVHGFRYTARAVHRVLEYRYHSNLWPSTKLLTTQLQSWILKRVDEASGPYQMSEMLGDIILLQGSHCEYVEEFPLQALPQFSSLSGHEASNHGLLVLVMQYGKQKTDYLGRSRANTDWTKAWKSNFLHPVLYYYDTLPTAEEMKLRPSGWTLPRPKAIHHMVEDFLTEWDSPISHIQPLRRFLEHCVHTDLRAFYAESCFRFSLTHRKPPLFCQQGYLKQQGVAHNSQMWQHVHDAGMIVTEQDAGTSGTNAAFSNYLAQAEASLSSGLKLDF from the exons ATGGATTCAAGCCTTCCTTGTTTCATCCTATTCATCGTGATTGGCTGTGTCAAATGCTCCTCTGATAACCACGACCACCACAATGGCACCCGCACCTATGATTACTGTGTGCTTGGAGCTGGGCCTGCTGGACTGCAGATGGGGTATTTCCTTTCCAAGGCTAAAAGAGACTACATCATCTTGGAGAGGAACTCAGGACCAGGCAGCTTTTTCAACAA GTATCCCAGGCACAGGAAGCTCATTAGCATTAACAAGATCCACACAGGAAGGCAGAACCGAGAGTTCAACCTCCGTCATGATTGGAATTCTCTGCTGAGCGATAAACCTGACCTCCTGTTCAAGAGGGTGAACACTGACTTTTACCCACCAGCTGATGCCTTCCCACGCTATCTGTCCATGTTTGTAAAGGAGCTCAGGCTGAGGGTCCGGTACGGTGTGGACATTGGGAGGATCAGGGCAGTGCAGTCAGACACTGGCAGGAGCTACATCCTGACTGATCAATATATGTCGGACTACACATGCAG CATCCTTCTGATAGCCACAGGTTTGTGGGTTCCTCAGAAGGTAGAGTTTGTCGGTTCTGAACTCGTTGAAGGCTATGAATCCATCTCCACTAATCCTGAGGACTACAAGAACCAGGCCGTACTTATTCTGGGCAAGGGGAACTCGGCTTTTGAAACAGCCCAGAGCATCATGGGACAAGCAAGTcgagtgcacatgctcagttccagTCCTGTTCGTCTGGCCTGGCAAACACATTATGTTGGAGATCTCAG AGCTGTGAATAATGAGCTAATAGACACATACCAGCTTAAGTCCCTTGATGGTTTGGTGGAGGCAAGCCTGGAGAAACTTGTTATCGCTCAACGAAAGAAGCAAGGAAGGAGGGGATTGGGTGaacagaagaaagagaaaaaggcacAGTTTTATGTAACTATGAATAAGTACATACAGTACCAGGAAGGGAAGAACGGCTCTGATGTGACGGGGGAAGAACTGCCAGGGTATCACATTGACAACTTCTCCATGCGAAAGCCCTACGACCGTGTGATTCGATGCCTTGGATTCCGATTCAACTTCAGCATATTTGACAG CTCTACCTGCCCACCAAACAGTGAAAATGCAAAAGGGAGGTTGCCAGGTGTGACAGCCTGGTATGAAGGGGAGAACACCCCTGGCTTGTTTGTGCTGGGAACCGCTGCTCACTCAAGAGACTACCGCTCATCTGCTGGCGGCTTCGTCCATGGATTCCGTTACACAG CTCGAGCTGTGCATCGTGTACTTGAATACCGTTACCATAGCAACCTGTGGCCATCGACAAAACTGTTGACAACGCAGCTGCAGTCCTGGATTCTTAAGCGGGTCGACGAGGCCTCTGGGCCATACCAAATGTCTGAGATGCTCGGGGATATTATACTTCTTCAAGG CTCTCACTGTGAATACGTGGAAGAGTTTCCACTCCAGGCCTTGCCTCAgttctcctctctctcaggcCATGAGGCGTCCAACCATGGACTGTTAGTTCTAGTCATGCAGTATGGGAAGCAGAAGACTGACTATCTGGGGCGGAGCAGGGCTAATACAGACTGGACCAAAGCTTGGAAATCCAACTTTCTGCATCCTGTTTTATACTACTATGACACACTTCCTACTG cgGAAGAAATGAAGCTCCGTCCCAGTGGCTGGACTTTACCAAGGCCCAAAGCAATTCATCACATGGTTGAAGACTTCCTCACAGAATGGGATAGTCCCATATCTCATATCCAGCCACTGCGGCGCTTCCTGGAGCACTGTGTGCACACTGACCTCAGGGCCTTTTATGCTG AATCATGTTTCCGCTTTTCCCTTACCCACCGCAAGCCGCCACTGTTTTGTCAGCAAGGATACTTGAAGCAGCAGGGTGTCGCTCACAACAGTCAGATGTGGCAGCACGTTCATGACGCTGGAATGATTGTCACTGAGCAAGATGCAGGCACATCGGGGACTAACGCCGCATTCAGCAACTACCTGGCCCAAGCTGAAGCCTCCTTGTCATCAGGACTGAAACTTGACTTCTGA
- the ankrd54 gene encoding ankyrin repeat domain-containing protein 54, with protein sequence MDGWSPIVATASDNDRSSSEGEYMVEPGPKDENREAVGTEQQDNGGRMDDGGTAVGFGISGTGEGKVVLGRVGQRDDKELRYLHLLWEPGRAEFSAAGVTSKLGKMTGSRARRQHRVVRNLGPIGKDIYAVKRLREAANSNDIDTVRKLLQDDIDPCAADDKGRTALHFSSCNGNESIVQLLLSHGADPNQRDSLGNTPLHLAACTNHVPVITTLLRGGARVDALDRAGRTPLHLARSKLNILQEGDSRSLETLRGEVTQIIQMLREYLNLMGQSEAKERLEHISTQLQHTRTKEQVDEVTDLLASFTSLSLQKQNLGDR encoded by the exons ATGGACGGGTGGAGCCCAATCGTTGCAACAGCGTCGGATAATGACCGATCAAGCTCCGAGGGGGAGTACATGGTGGAGCCCGGACCCAAAGATGAAAACAGGGAGGCGGTGGGCACGGAGCAGCAGGATAACGGGGGGAGGATGGACGACGGGGGTACCGCTGTCGGGTTTGGAATAAGTGGGACTGGGGAGGGCAAGGTGGTGTTAGGTCGAGTCGGACAGAGAGACGACAAAGAACTCAGGTACCTGCACTTGTTGTGGGAGCCCGGACGAGCAGAGTTTAGCGCGGCTGGCGTGACGAGCAAGCTGGGGAAGATGACGGGGAGCAGGGCCAGGCGGCAACACAGGGTTGTGCGGAACCTTGGTCCTATTGGTAAAGATATTTACG CTGTGAAAAGACTGAGGGAAGCGGCGAACAGCAATGACATCGACACAG TTCGAAAGCTCCTCCAAGATGACATAGACCCCTGTGCAGCAGATGACAAGGGAAGAACTGCCCTTCATTTCTCTTCCTGCAATGGCAATGAGAGCATTG TGCAGTTGTTGCTAAGCCACGGCGCTGACCCCAACCAGCGAGACAGTCTGGGGAATACCCCCCTCCATCTGG CGGCCTGTACCAACCATGTGCCTGTAATCACCACATTGctgagaggag GAGCCCGTGTGGATGCCCTCGACCGAGCAGGAAGGACCCCTCTGCACCTAGCACGCTCCAAACTTAATATTCTGCAGGAGGGAGATTCACGCAGCTTAGAAACCCTGAGAGGGGAAGTCACACAG ATTATTCAAATGCTGAGGGAGTACCTGAACTTAATGGGTCAGAGTGAAGCTAAAGAGAGGCTGGAGCACATTTcaacacagctgcagcacacacgCACCAAAGAGCAG GTGGATGAGGTGACCGATTTATTGGCCAGTTTTACATCACTCAGTCTACAGAAACAGAATTTGGGAGATAGGTAG
- the mcm5 gene encoding DNA replication licensing factor MCM5 codes for MSGFDDPGYYYSDSLGGGEGPGVDEGGQKRVQIKKRFREFLRQFRVGTDRTGFTYKYRDELKRHYTLGEYYVEVEMEDLASFDEDLSDCLYKLPSENLPLLEEAAKEVADEVTRPRPAGEEAVQDVQVMLKSDAHHASIRGLKSEQVSRLVKVHGIIISATAVRAKATKVCLQCRGCRAVINNIPLPPGLQGYALPRKCNTENAGRVKCPVDPYFIIPDRCVCVDFQTLRLQESPDAVPHGEMPRHLQLYCDRYLCDRVVPGNRVTIMGIYSIKKMAATKAKGKEKSAGVGIRASYLRVVGIQMDTEGAGRGATGSVSPQEEEELRALAATPNIYASLARSVAPSIYGSDDLKKAITCLLFGGSRKRLPDGLTRRGDINLLMLGDPGTAKSQLLKFVERCSPIGIYTSGKGSSAAGLTASVLRDPNTRGFIMEGGAMVLADGGVVCIDEFDKMREDDRVAIHEAMEQQTISIAKAGITTTLNSRCSVLAAANSVFGRWDDTKGEDNIDFMPTILSRFDMIFIIKDHHDQQRDMTLARHVMNVHLSAQTQTEGVEGEIPLATFKKYIAYARTKCGPRLSAAAAEKLKNRYVVMRSGAREHERETDKRPSIPITVRQLEAVVRIAESLAKMKLQAVAGEEEVDEALRLFQVSTLDAALSGSLSGVEGFTSQEDQEMVSRIEKQLKRRFAIGSQVSEHSIVQDFTKQKYPEHAIYKVLHLMLRRGELQHRMQRKVLYRVK; via the exons ATGTCTGGCTTTGACGACCCGGGATATTACTACAGTGACAGCCTGGGAGGTGGAGAGGGACCCGGGGTGGATGAAGGCGGGCAGAAGAGGGTCCAGATCAAGAAACGGTTCCGTGAGTTCCTCCGGCAGTTCAGAGTGGGGACTGACCGCACCGGCTTCACATATAAATACAG agATGAGCTTAAGAGACACTACACCCTGGGGGAATACTATGTGGAGGTGGAGATGGAGGACCTTGCCAGCTTCGACGAGGATCTGTCGGACTGTCTCTACAAGCTGCCCTCTGAGAACCTGCCCTTG CTGGAGGAAGCTGCAAAGGAGGTAGCTGATGAAGTGACCCGTCCCCGTCCTGCAGGGGAGGAGGCGGTCCAGGATGTCCAGGTGATGTTGAAGAGTGACGCCCATCACGCTTCCATTCGCGGCCTCAAG TCCGAGCAGGTGTCTCGTCTGGTGAAGGTGCACGGCATCATCATCTCAGCCACAGCAGTGAGGGCGAAGGCCACCAAGGTGTGTCTGCAGTGTCGCGGCTGTCGTGCTGTCATCAACAACATCCCTCTGCCTCCAGGCCTGCAGGGTTATGCGCTGCCACGCAAGTGCAACAC AGAGAATGCTGGAAGGGTGAAATGTCCTGTGGACCCTTACTTCATCATCCCGGACCGCTGCGTCTGTGTTGACTTCCAGACTCTCCGTCTGCAGGAATCTCCAGACGCTGTGCCTCACGGAGAGATGCCCCGTCATCTACAGCTCTACTGTGATAG GTATCTGTGTGACAGAGTGGTCCCAGGGAACAGAGTGACCATCATGGGTATCTACTCCATCAAGAAGATGGCTGCTACAAAAGCCAAAGGCAAAGAGAAAAGTGCTGGTGTGGGCATCCGTGCATCCTACCTGCGAGTGGTTGGCATCCAGATGGACACCGAAGGGGCAG GCCGTGGTGCTACTGGATCAGTCTCTccacaggaagaggaggagctaAGAGCACTGGCTGCTACTCCTAACATCTACGCCTCCCTGGCCCGCTCTGTAGCTCCGTCAATCTACGGCAGCGATGATCTGAAAAAAGCCATCACCTGTCTGTTGTTTGGAGGCTCAAGGAAGAG GCTGCCCGATGGTCTCACTCGTAGGGGGGACATCAACCTGCTGATGCTGGGAGATCCTGGTACAGCCAAGTCTCAGCTGCTCAAGTTTGTGGAGAGGTGCTCACCTATCGGG ATTTATACGTCCGGTAAGGGCAGCAGTGCAGCTGGTCTGACAGCCTCCGTGTTGAGGGACCCCAACACTCGCGGATTCATCATGGAGGGCGGAGCCATGGTGCTGGCCGATGGCGGAGTTGTATGCATCGATGAGTTTGACAAG ATGAGAGAGGATGACCGAGTGGCCATTCATGAAGCCATGGAGCAACAGACCATCTCCATCGCCAAG GCTGGCATCACCACCACCCTGAACTCTCGCTGCTCAGTGCTGGCTGCAGCTAACTCTGTGTTTGGCCGCTGGGACGACACAAAGGGGGAGGACAACATTGACTTCATGCCCACCATCTTGTCCCGTTTTGacatgatcttcatcatcaAAGATCATCATGACCAGCAGAGAGACATG ACGCTGGCTCGTCACGTGATGAATGTTCACCTGAGTGCGCAGACACAGACGGAGGGTGTTGAGGGTGAGATTCCACTGGCCACCTTCAAGAAATACATCGCCTATGCCAGAAC TAAATGCGGCCCTCGCCTCTCTGCTGCGGCTGCGGAGAAGCTGAAAAACAGATACGTGGTGATGAGGAGCGGAGCACGAGAGCATGAAAGAGAGACGGACAAAAGACCTTCCATCCCCATCACTGTCAG GCAGCTGGAGGCCGTTGTGCGTATTGCAGAGTCCCTGGCCAAGATGAAGCTGCAGGCTGTGGCTGGAGAGGAAGAGGTTGATGAAGCCCTCAGACTCTTCCAGGTTTCCACACTGGATGCTGCACTGTCTGGCAGCCTTTCAG GAGTGGAGGGCTTCACCTCTCAGGAGGACCAGGAAATGGTCTCACGCATTGAGAAGCAGCTGAAGAGACGCTTTGCTATCGGCTCCCAGGTGTCTGAGCACAGCATCGTCCAAGACTTCACTAAACAG AAATATCCAGAGCACGCCATCTACAAAGTCCTCCACCTGATGTTGAGGAGGGGTGAGCTTCAGCACCGCATGCAAAGGAAAGTGCTCTACAGAGTCAAGTAG